Part of the Meiothermus sp. QL-1 genome is shown below.
CAACGCCGACTTCGACGGCGACCAGATGGCCGTGCACGTGCCCCTTTCCAGCTACGCCCAGGCCGAGGCGCGCATCCAGATGCTCTCCAGCCACAACATCCTCTCCCCGGCCTCGGGCGAGCCGATTGCCAAGCCGGCGCGGGATATCATTTTGGGGCTTTACTACCTGACCCAGCTTCGCCGCGAGAAGAAGGGCCAGGGGATGGCCTTTGACACGCCAGAGGAGGCCATTCGGGCCTACGAGGAGGGGAAGGTGGCCCTCAACGCCCCCATCAAGGTGGCCGGGAAGGAGACCAGCGTGGGCCGGCTGAAATTCGTCTTCAGCAGCATCGACGAGGCCCTGCTGGCGGTGCAGAGCGGGGTGGTGGACCACCAGGATGTGGTCACGGTGCGGGTGGGGGATAAACTCCTGGAGACCTCGCCGGGGCGGATGCTCTTCCTGCGCATTGTGGCTGAGGCCATCGAGGACCCCGAGAAGGCCCAGGAGCTGGTCAACCTCGAGGTGGCCCAGGAGAAGAACTCCCTCAAGGACCTGGTCTACAAGAGCTTCCTGCTTTTGGGCATCGAGAAGACCGCCAAGCTCCTGGATGCCCTCAAGTACTACGGCTTTGTGCTCTCCACCACCAGCGGGGTGACCATCGGCATCGACGACGCGGTGATTCCCGCCGAGAAGAAGCAGTACCTGCAGGAGGCCGATGCCAAGCTGGCCCAGATCGAGCAGGCCTTCGAGATGGGGCTTTTGACCGAGGAGGAGCGTTTCCGCCAGATCCTCCAGCTCTGGAGCGAGACCACCGAAAAGGTGACCAAGGCGGTCTTCAAGAACTTCGAGGAGAACTACCCCTTCAACCCCCTCTACGTCATGAGCCAGTCGGGGGCCCGGGGCAACCCCCAGCAGATCCGCCAGATTTCCGGGATGCGCGGGCTCATGGCCAAGCCCTCGGGCGAGACCTACCCGGTGCCGGTGCGGGCCTCCTTCCGCGAGGGGCTTACGGTGCTGGAGTACTTTATCTCCACCCACGGGGCCCGCAAGGGTGGCGCCGACACCGCGCTGCGCACCGCCGACTCCGGCTACCTTACGCGCAAGCTGCATGATGTGGCCCACGAGGTCATTGTGCGGGAGGCCGACTGCGGCACCCCGGACTACATCTCGGTGCCCCTCCTGGAGTTCGACGAGGCCTTCCGCAGCAAGCGCCTGCGCAAGAAGAGCGATATCGAGTCAGGGCTTTATGGGCGCACGGTGGCCCGCGAGTTCGAGGTAGGGGGGAGGGTCTTCGCTGAGGGCTACCAGCTTAGCCTGGAGGACGTCAACTTCATCGTGAAGGCTGCCGAGGAGCGCCTAATCGAGGAAGTACCGGTCCGCTCCCCCCTCACCTGCCGCACCCGCTACGGGGTCTGCCAGCAGTGCTATGGCTGGGACCTCTCGGCGGCCAAGCTGGTCTCCATCGGGGAGAGCGTGGGGGTGGTGGCGGCGGAGTCCATCGGCGAGCCCGGCACCCAGCTCACCATGCGCACCTTCCACACCGGCGGGGTGGCCACCGGCACCGACATCACCCAGGGTCTGCCCCGCGTGATCGAGCTCTTCGAGGCCCGGCGGCCCAAGGCCAAGGCGGTAATCGCCGAGATCGACGGGGTGGTCCATCTGGAGGAGCACGAGGACAAGGTGAGCATCTTTGTGAGCAGCGAGGGCTTCTCCAAGGAGTACAAGGTGCCCAAGGAGGCCCGCATCCTGGTGAAGGAAGGGGAGACGGTGGAGGCCGGTCAGCCCCTCACCCGCGGGGCCATCGACCCCCACCAGCTTCTGGAGGCCAAGGGCCCCGAGGCGGTGGAGCGCTACCTGACCGACGAGATTCAGCGCGTGTACCGGGCCCAGGGGGTGAAGCTCCACGACAAGCACATCGAGGTGATTGTGCGGCAGATGCTCAAGTACGTGGAGATCACCGACCCCGGCGACAGCCGCTACCTGGAGGGCCAGGTGATCGAGCGCTGGGATGTGGAGAGCACCAACGAGAAGCTGATGGGGGAGGGGAAAACCCCAGCGAGCTGGAAGCCGGTGCTGATGGGGGTGACCAAGAGCGCCCTCTCCACCAAGAGCTGGCTCTCGGCGGCCAGCTTCCAGCACACCACCCACGTGCTCACCGAGGCGGCCATTGCCGGCAAGGTGGACGAGCTGATCGGCCTCAAGGAGAACGTGATTCTGGGCAAGCTGATCCCCGCGGGCACCGGCTCCGACCACGTGCGCAACACCCAGGTGGTGGACCAGAAGACCCTCAAGCACCTGGAGGAAGCCCGCCGGCCGGCCGAGGTGCCGGTGGCCCCCAGCCGGCGGGCTGCCCGGCCGGAGTCGGTGCTGCGGGAGTAGGAAGTCGGTGGGACTCCCGGTATGAAGGCCCGCCTTTACCTGGCCTTTCAGCAGGTAGGGGCCGACCTGTTTGCCGCTGGGTTGGCCTCGGCCACCTCAGGCAACTTCTCGGTGCGCGATAGGGAGGGCCTGTGGATTACCCGCTCAGGGGTGCAGAAGGCCCATCTGGCCCCTGAGGACCTTCTCTGGTTGCCGCTGGCGCCTGACCCCGAGCGGGATCAGGGGGCCTCGGTAGAGCGGGTGATCCACCGGGCGGTCTACCAGAGGACCCAGGCCACTGCGGTGGTGCATGCCCATCCGCGGCACGCGATTGCCCTCTCCTTCCACCTGGACACCATCGTGCCCATCGACCTCGAGGGGCAGTACTACTTCCCGCAGATCCCGGTGGTGGCCCCCAAGGTGGCCTCGGCCAGCGAGGAGGCCGCTTTGGCTGTGGCCGAGGCCTTGCAGACCCACCCGGCCTGCGTGGTGCGGGGGCACGGGGCCTTTACCAGGAGCACCCTGGAGGAACCCGAGAAGGCCCTGCTCCAGGCCTATTCCCTCATGACCAGCCTGGAGGAGGCCTGCCAGGTGCTTTTCCTGGAGCGCCTTTGGCGGGGGGGAGCGCGGTGAGGGTGCTGTTCGTCGAGGGCAAGGACGGGGAGGCGCTGCGCCGGCTGGCCCGCAGTTTTCCCCACCCCTACCGTCTGTTCTACCGCCCAGAGCAGGGGCTTTACCTGCTCGAGGTCTGGGCCTACACCCCCGAGGTGGAGGCGGCCGCGGCGGGGCTCGAGGGGGTGCGGGCCTGGAGTTTTGAGCTTCTGGAGGAAGGGCAGAGGGTGAGCTAGGCCGTGCGGGAGGAGATCGACTGGGTAAGGCTGGATGGGGGGGTGGAGGTCTACCTCGAAGACACCGGCCCCCTCTCAGCTCCGGCCATCCTGGTGCTGCATGGAGGGCCAGGGGGCAGCAGCTATGTTTTGCGTGAGGGACTGGGGGAGTGGCTGGAAGATTACCGGGTGCTGTACCTGGACCAGCGGGGTGGGGGCCGCAGCCCCGCTTTGCCCGAAAAACCAGAGTTTTTTACCATAGACGCGCTGGTGGATGACCTGCTGGCCCTAAGAGCCCACCTGGGTCTTTCCCGCTGGACCCTTTTGGGCCATGGCTTCGGCGGCCTGCTGGCCCTGGAGTATGCCCGCCGCTCGCCCGCCACCACCCAGGGCCTGGTGCTGATCAACCCCTGGACCAACTTCCCCTGGCTGGCCACCCAGCTCTACCGGGCCTCGCTGGCGCTGAGGGGGCTGGAGGGGGTGGAGCTGGAGCCCCCCGCCGACGGCACAGCCTTGCTCAGGGAGGCCTTGGCCCAGGTGGAGCCCAAGCTGCTCTTCGATGCGCTGCTCTTTCCCTCCCAGCATAGCCGGTTGGAGTACGAGTGGCTGGCCGAGGGCCACCCCGGCCTGGGGGCCGAGACCCCGGGGCAGATGTTCGTTCTAAACGGGCTCTGGCGGCTCGACTATACCCCCTACCTGCTGGAGGTGAAAATCCCCCCCCGCGTCCTCCTGGGCTCCCGGGACCACAGCAGCTATCCCGAGGCCCAGGTGGTGGCCGACCTCACCGGAGGGTGGCTCGAGGTGCTCGAGGGGGCCGGCCACTATCCCTGGATTGACCAGCCCGAGGCCTTCGCGGAGGCCTTGAGGAGGGCCCTTTCCCTATAGAAGGGCCTAGCGCACCCGGCTGACCAGCTCGGCAAAAGCCTCGGGCTGACGCACGGCCAGATCGGCCAGGATCTTGCGGTCGAGCTCGATGCCGGCCTTTTTCAGTCCATGCATAAAGGTGCTGTAGTTCAGCCCATGCTGGCGGGCCGCGGCGTTGATGCGCACAATCCAGAGCCGCCGCATATCCCCCTTGCGGTTGCGGCGGTCGTCGTAGGAGCGCATGGCCGCGCTGAAAAGGGTCTCGCGGGCCTTGCGGAAACTTTTGGAGCGCAGCCCATAAAAACCCTTGGCTTGCTTGAGGATGGCCTTGTGGCGGCGGCGGCGGACAACTCCGGTTTTAGCCCGTGGCATGCTCTACCCCCTTACACATCGTAGGGCATCAGCCGGTGTACCCGGCGCTCCTCTCCCTTGGCAAAGGTGAAGGGACGCCCCTTGATCCGCCCGCTCTTGCCCGACTTTTGCCAGTTTAGGTGGCGCTTGCCCGGCTTTCTGCCGATAACTTTGCCCGAAGCCGTGATTTTAACACGGTTCTTGGCGCCCTTGTGGGTCTTCATCTTTGGCATACTCGGCTCCTTGCTGCCCAAGTGCCTCCGCAGAGGGCTTGTGAACTCGGCAGCCTTGTGAGTATAGCACAGCGGAGCCTTTTTTACAGGGGGGATTCCTGCTTGAAGCTAGGGGGGCGTTTTTCCCGGAGCGAGGCCAGCCCCTCTCGGGCCTCTGGTCCCAGGAAGCCCAGGAACTCCAGCGCCAGCGAGGTATCGAAGCTGGGCCCAGCCAGCCGCAGCCAGTTGTTGAGGGCATACTTGGTGAAGCGGAGGGCGCTGGGGGCCCCTGCCGCCAGCTTTTGCGCCAGGGCCAGGGCCTCGGGGTAGACCTTTTCATCGTCCACCACCCGGGAGACCAACCCGATGCGCTCGGCCTCCTCGCCTGTAAGGGGTTCGTTCAGGAGCAGGTGGTACTTGGCCTTGGCCAGGCCGCACAGCAGGGGCCAGATGAGGACCGCGTGGTCGCCTGCGGCCACCCCCAGCCGCAGGTGGCCGTCCAGCAGCCGGGCCTTTCTTCCGGCCACGCTGATATCGGCCAGCAGGGCCACCGCCAGCCCGGCCCCCACCGCCGGTCCCTGAATAGCCGAGACAATGGGCTTCCCACAGTTGACCACTCCGTAGACCAGGTCGCGGGCTTCCTTCCAGACCTGGAGGAGCACCCCGTAGTCGGCCATCATCTCCTCGATCATGGCGAAGTCGCCCCCGCTGCTAAAAACCCCCCCCTCGCCCCGTACCAGCACCGCCCGGATTCGCGGGTCTTGGTCTATGTCGCGCCACACGTAGGCCAGCTCGCGGTGGGCTGCGTGGTCCACTGCGTTTAGACGGCCGGGGTTGGAGAGGATGAGCTCGAGCACCCCCTCGCTCGGGTGGGCGAATTTGAGCCGCTGGTAGCCCTGGGTCCAGTCCATGCCCCGAGTTTACCGGAGGCTGGATTTCTCGGGTAAAATCCGCTGGCATGGCGCTTTACGCGGTCAACAAGCCCCTGGGCCAGACTTCCCACGACGTGGTGGACCGGCTGCGGGCGCTTTTGGGCACCCGCCGGGTGGGCCATACCGGTACCCTGGACCCCCTAGCGACTGGGGTGTTGGTGCTGGCTACGGAAGCCTCTACCAAGCTGGTGCCCTTTTTGTCGGCGGAGGAAAAGGAGTACCTGGCCTGGGTCTCCTTCGGGGCCACCACCCCGACCCTGGATGCCGAAGGGCCGGTGGTGGAGGAGAGCCCCCATCGCCCCACCCCGCGCGAGATCGAAGCGGTTCTCCCAGAGTTCCTGCGCCTCACCGAGCAGATTCCCCCGGCCTACTCTGCGGTCAAGGTGGGGGGGGTAAAGGCCTACGAGGCCGCCCGCAAGGGGGCGCCCCTGGAGCTCTCGCCCCGGCCGGTGAGGTACCTCGAGGCCACCCTGCTGGCCTTTGACCCTGCCCCTGTGCCCCACCGCATCGCCCCCTCGGCCGCCGGCTGGCAGCCTGCCGAGCGGGGCCGCCGGGTGGAGCTGCCCAAGCCCCTGGGCCCCTACCCCACCGCGGTCATCCGGCTGGTGGTGGGCCCTGGCACCTACGTGCGGGCCTTTGCCCGCGACCTGGGCCACCGGCTTGGCACCCAGGCCTTTTTGTCGGGCCTGGTGCGCACCCGGGTGGGAAGGGTAGGGTTGGAGCTGGCCCAGGAGCTGGAAAGTTTGGATGCAGGGCGGACGCTGGAGGTGCTCGAGGTCCTCTCCTGCCCCAGCGTGGAACTCTCCCATACCGAGGCCCGGCGGGTGATGGAGGGGATGCCCCTGCCCATTCCGGCCAAGGGGCTGGTGGCCTTGCTGGGGCCCAAGCGCCGTTTGATTGCCATAGCCGAGGGGGATGGGTTCAAACTGCGCATCCGCCGGGTGTTCAAAGACTAGAGCGCGAACACCTCCTTGAGGATGGGCTGGGAGAGCACCACCATGGTGCGGGTGCTGCCGTAGATGCCAATCTGGCGAATCAGGGCCTGCAGCTCCTCTACATTGCGCACCATCACCTTGACCACAAAAGAGGCCTCCCCGGTAACGAAATAACAGGCCCGCACCTCCTCGGTGCTGCGGGCAAACTCCAGCATCTGCTCATAGCGGTGGGGTGGGGTGGCCACCTCGATCAGGGCGGTGACGCTATAGCCCAAGGCTCCGGGGTTGACCCGCGCCCCGTAGCCAACAAGGATGCCCGCGTCCTCCAGCCGGCGAACCCGCTCGCTCACTGCAGGGGTGGAAAGCCCTACCCGGCGGCCCAGCTCGCTGTAGGAAAGCCGCCCATCCTCCTGCAGCGCGCGCAGGATGGCGCGGTTGAATGGGTCTAGCAGTTTGTTAGCCATAAGGTTCATTATGGCTTAGGAATGTCAACTCTGATTGCGGAATTTCCTTTGAACCTTGCTTTTTTTTGAGCTGTCCTGCGCCTAAGCTTGAGGAAAGCGAGGGGTGAACCATGACGATTGGGGTACCCAGGGAGATCAAGACGCTCGAGAACCGTGTGGCCCTTACCCCCGGGGGTGCGGCCAGCCTGGTGCGCCGGGGACACCGGGTTTGGGTCGAACGCGGGGCTGGATTGGGTTCGGGGATTCCCGATGCGGAGTACGAGAGGGCTGGGGCTGAGCTGGTGGACCAGGCGGAGGCCTGGAGCGCCGACCTGGTGGTCAAGGTCAAGGAGCCTATTGCCGAAGAGTACCGCTACTTGCGCAAGGACCTGATTCTCTTCGCCTATCTGCACCTGGCTGCAGATGAGGCCCTGACCCGGGCTTTGTTGCAGGCCGGCACCACCGCCATCGCCTACGAGACGGTGCAGCTTCCGGACGGCACCCTGCCCCTTTTGGTGCCCATGAGCGAGGTGGCCGGGCGGATGGCCCCCCAGGTGGGGGCCTGGGCCCTGGAGAAGCCCCACGGGGGCCGGGGGGTGTTGCTGGGCGGGGTGCCGGGGGTAGCCCCGGCTAGCGTGGTGATTCTGGGCGGGGGGGTGGTAGGGACCAACGCCGCCAAGATTGCGTTGGGCATGGGGGCCCAGGTGACTGTTCTGGACGTTTCTAAGTCGCGCCTCCAGTACCTGGACGACGTGTTCGGCGGGCGGCTTATTACCCTGGCCTCCACCGAGGCCAACATAGCCTCCTCCATTCGCCACGCCGACCTGCTGATAGGCGCGGTGCTGATTCCGGGGGCCAAAGCCCCCAAGCTGGTCACCCGTGAGATGCTCGCCACCATGAAGGAGGGGGCGGTTATTGTGGACGTAGCAGTGGACCAGGGCGGCTGCGTGGAGACCATCCGCCCCACCACCCATGCCAACCCCACCTATGTGGTGGACGGGGTGGTGCACTACGGGGTGGCCAACATGCCTGGGGCTGTGCCCCGCACCTCCACCTTTGCCCTCACCAACCAGACCCTACCCTACCTTCTGCGGCTGGCCGAAAAGGGGCTGGAGGCCTTGAAGGAGGACCCCGCGCTCCTCCAGGGGCTCAACACCCACCAGGGGCATCTTACCTGCCGGGGGGTGGCGGAGGCCTTTGCCCTGCCCTACACCGTGCCTGAGCGGGTATTTTGAGGGCTGCTTTCCGCCTGGGGTGCGCTACCCTGGGGTCTATGCGTGGGCTTGCTCTTTTGGGAGTGGCCGGTTTGTCCCTGGCCCAGGCGGTGCCCTGGGCGCCGGCAGAGCAGCTGGCCTATCGGCTTTCTTGGCAGGGTGTGGACGTGGGTCGGGTGTATTTGGTGGCGGAAGAGGCGGGGGAGGGATGGCGTTTCCGCTTCCGCCTCGAGCCCACCGGGCCAGCCCGGTGGCTGGGCTATGGCCTCGAGGCCGAAAGCCGGGTGGGGCCTGAACTTTTCACCACCCAGTTTCGCCAGACCCTCTCCGAGCCTTTCCGGGGAACCACCCGGCTTTTCTTTCAGCAGCAAGATGGGAAGGGCTGCTGGGCCACGGTCGTCCACCCCGATGGCAAGGAGACCACCTGGAAAAGCCCCCACGAGGACGTTCTGGATAGCCTGGCCCTTCTCTATTACCTGCGCCTTTACCCCGAAATCCGGCAGGTTAGGGTGGTGGACTACTACCAGATGGTGCAGGGGCGGCTCGAGGTTTTGCAGGGTAGGGGCCTTATGGGCTATCGCTTTGCCCGCGACGATGTCTATATCGAGGCCTGGTACCGTTCCAACGCGCGCCGTACC
Proteins encoded:
- a CDS encoding DNA-directed RNA polymerase subunit beta', whose product is MTRREVRKVRISLASPEKIREWSYGEVEKPETINYRTLKPERDGLFDERIFGPQKDYECACGKYKRQRFEGKVCERCGVEVTKSIVRRYRMGHVDLATPVAHIWYVKDVPSKIGTLLDLSAQELEQVLYFAKYITLDPKGAVLNGVPVQKRQLLTDEEYRELRFGKQETYPIPPGVDALVKDGDEVKKGQELAPGIVSRMDGLALFRFPRRLRVAYALKERASLVLPKAAWIEQERYQPGEPLAELEASYQIVSEDAGAVEIEELGEGALLKVLDPDTGEVGGVYLIPAGMHLKVGQGELVGNGDVLAQGKGQLRMPKGLKVVGLEAEVHKKEVHLSFTLERTLEKSYPLQPHMHVLVAEGAKVRKGDKLVGAIDPEEEVYAEADGVVHLHEPASIVVMKAKLYPFEDDVEVTNGDRVSPGDVLADGGKVVSEIYGRVEVDFIRMAVRVIESYDIDAKMGAQAIQELLKEIDLGVLEAELVEEMKHPSRARRAKARKRLEVVRAFRDSGNRPEWMILEAVPVLPPDLRPMVQVDGGRFATSDLNDLYRRLINRNNRLKKLLAQGAPEMIIRNEKRMLQEAVDALLDNGRRGTPVTNPGSDRALRSLTDILSGKQGRFRQNLLGKRVDYSGRSVIVVGPQLKLHQCGLPKRMALELFKPFLLKRMEEKGIANNVKAARKMLERSRDIKDEVWDALEEVIHGKVVLLNRAPTLHRLGIQAFQPVLVEGQSIQLHPLVCEAFNADFDGDQMAVHVPLSSYAQAEARIQMLSSHNILSPASGEPIAKPARDIILGLYYLTQLRREKKGQGMAFDTPEEAIRAYEEGKVALNAPIKVAGKETSVGRLKFVFSSIDEALLAVQSGVVDHQDVVTVRVGDKLLETSPGRMLFLRIVAEAIEDPEKAQELVNLEVAQEKNSLKDLVYKSFLLLGIEKTAKLLDALKYYGFVLSTTSGVTIGIDDAVIPAEKKQYLQEADAKLAQIEQAFEMGLLTEEERFRQILQLWSETTEKVTKAVFKNFEENYPFNPLYVMSQSGARGNPQQIRQISGMRGLMAKPSGETYPVPVRASFREGLTVLEYFISTHGARKGGADTALRTADSGYLTRKLHDVAHEVIVREADCGTPDYISVPLLEFDEAFRSKRLRKKSDIESGLYGRTVAREFEVGGRVFAEGYQLSLEDVNFIVKAAEERLIEEVPVRSPLTCRTRYGVCQQCYGWDLSAAKLVSIGESVGVVAAESIGEPGTQLTMRTFHTGGVATGTDITQGLPRVIELFEARRPKAKAVIAEIDGVVHLEEHEDKVSIFVSSEGFSKEYKVPKEARILVKEGETVEAGQPLTRGAIDPHQLLEAKGPEAVERYLTDEIQRVYRAQGVKLHDKHIEVIVRQMLKYVEITDPGDSRYLEGQVIERWDVESTNEKLMGEGKTPASWKPVLMGVTKSALSTKSWLSAASFQHTTHVLTEAAIAGKVDELIGLKENVILGKLIPAGTGSDHVRNTQVVDQKTLKHLEEARRPAEVPVAPSRRAARPESVLRE
- a CDS encoding class II aldolase/adducin family protein, with amino-acid sequence MKARLYLAFQQVGADLFAAGLASATSGNFSVRDREGLWITRSGVQKAHLAPEDLLWLPLAPDPERDQGASVERVIHRAVYQRTQATAVVHAHPRHAIALSFHLDTIVPIDLEGQYYFPQIPVVAPKVASASEEAALAVAEALQTHPACVVRGHGAFTRSTLEEPEKALLQAYSLMTSLEEACQVLFLERLWRGGAR
- a CDS encoding alpha/beta fold hydrolase codes for the protein MREEIDWVRLDGGVEVYLEDTGPLSAPAILVLHGGPGGSSYVLREGLGEWLEDYRVLYLDQRGGGRSPALPEKPEFFTIDALVDDLLALRAHLGLSRWTLLGHGFGGLLALEYARRSPATTQGLVLINPWTNFPWLATQLYRASLALRGLEGVELEPPADGTALLREALAQVEPKLLFDALLFPSQHSRLEYEWLAEGHPGLGAETPGQMFVLNGLWRLDYTPYLLEVKIPPRVLLGSRDHSSYPEAQVVADLTGGWLEVLEGAGHYPWIDQPEAFAEALRRALSL
- the rplT gene encoding 50S ribosomal protein L20 — translated: MPRAKTGVVRRRRHKAILKQAKGFYGLRSKSFRKARETLFSAAMRSYDDRRNRKGDMRRLWIVRINAAARQHGLNYSTFMHGLKKAGIELDRKILADLAVRQPEAFAELVSRVR
- the rpmI gene encoding 50S ribosomal protein L35, encoding MPKMKTHKGAKNRVKITASGKVIGRKPGKRHLNWQKSGKSGRIKGRPFTFAKGEERRVHRLMPYDV
- a CDS encoding enoyl-CoA hydratase/isomerase family protein, whose product is MDWTQGYQRLKFAHPSEGVLELILSNPGRLNAVDHAAHRELAYVWRDIDQDPRIRAVLVRGEGGVFSSGGDFAMIEEMMADYGVLLQVWKEARDLVYGVVNCGKPIVSAIQGPAVGAGLAVALLADISVAGRKARLLDGHLRLGVAAGDHAVLIWPLLCGLAKAKYHLLLNEPLTGEEAERIGLVSRVVDDEKVYPEALALAQKLAAGAPSALRFTKYALNNWLRLAGPSFDTSLALEFLGFLGPEAREGLASLREKRPPSFKQESPL
- the truB gene encoding tRNA pseudouridine(55) synthase TruB, which gives rise to MALYAVNKPLGQTSHDVVDRLRALLGTRRVGHTGTLDPLATGVLVLATEASTKLVPFLSAEEKEYLAWVSFGATTPTLDAEGPVVEESPHRPTPREIEAVLPEFLRLTEQIPPAYSAVKVGGVKAYEAARKGAPLELSPRPVRYLEATLLAFDPAPVPHRIAPSAAGWQPAERGRRVELPKPLGPYPTAVIRLVVGPGTYVRAFARDLGHRLGTQAFLSGLVRTRVGRVGLELAQELESLDAGRTLEVLEVLSCPSVELSHTEARRVMEGMPLPIPAKGLVALLGPKRRLIAIAEGDGFKLRIRRVFKD
- a CDS encoding Lrp/AsnC family transcriptional regulator, with translation MANKLLDPFNRAILRALQEDGRLSYSELGRRVGLSTPAVSERVRRLEDAGILVGYGARVNPGALGYSVTALIEVATPPHRYEQMLEFARSTEEVRACYFVTGEASFVVKVMVRNVEELQALIRQIGIYGSTRTMVVLSQPILKEVFAL
- the ald gene encoding alanine dehydrogenase; this encodes MTIGVPREIKTLENRVALTPGGAASLVRRGHRVWVERGAGLGSGIPDAEYERAGAELVDQAEAWSADLVVKVKEPIAEEYRYLRKDLILFAYLHLAADEALTRALLQAGTTAIAYETVQLPDGTLPLLVPMSEVAGRMAPQVGAWALEKPHGGRGVLLGGVPGVAPASVVILGGGVVGTNAAKIALGMGAQVTVLDVSKSRLQYLDDVFGGRLITLASTEANIASSIRHADLLIGAVLIPGAKAPKLVTREMLATMKEGAVIVDVAVDQGGCVETIRPTTHANPTYVVDGVVHYGVANMPGAVPRTSTFALTNQTLPYLLRLAEKGLEALKEDPALLQGLNTHQGHLTCRGVAEAFALPYTVPERVF
- a CDS encoding DUF3108 domain-containing protein; this translates as MRGLALLGVAGLSLAQAVPWAPAEQLAYRLSWQGVDVGRVYLVAEEAGEGWRFRFRLEPTGPARWLGYGLEAESRVGPELFTTQFRQTLSEPFRGTTRLFFQQQDGKGCWATVVHPDGKETTWKSPHEDVLDSLALLYYLRLYPEIRQVRVVDYYQMVQGRLEVLQGRGLMGYRFARDDVYIEAWYRSNARRTLVRLVFGRDFGRLEAVLLEDNGS